The Infirmifilum lucidum DNA segment CTGACCCCACTATTAAGTCTGCCTCTATTGCTTCGCAGAAGCGCGCGATGGAGATGGGAATGCTGAACTCACGCATGTCTAGGACAGCTTCCCTCAGGAAATCTGAACCTAGCAATATCCGCCTCAAACCGGACAGGATTATCCCTCCCCTCTCGATATCTTTGAGAATCAAACTCTTCACAAACCTTGCTACGAAGCGCGCTCCAGGAGACTTTCTCCTCCCGCTCTCGTAGTCGCTTAGAACAGACGCTGAAACGCCCATGTGCGTTGCAACTTCGACTTGCGTTAAGTTGAACTTCTCGCGCCACTTCTTCATCTCTGCGCCTGGGTTCTCGGACATTATTACTTCTCCAGCTATTTTCGCCGCAATCTCTCTGAGGGAGGGGTCTGCGAGCCACTCATTGTTTTTGTCCTTACTCATCGCAAAGTAGAGTTAAACATCTGTTATAAATGTTTTAACAAGTTGTCGAAAATGATGGCGGAAACCTATTAAGAGCGCCCCCGGTGTAGATCGTGGCGATGAAGAAGCTCGGAAGGCCCGAGTGGTGGGGAGCTCGTGCAGGTCGGAGCCGTAAACTGATAAATATTGTACATATTTAAGCCTCCTTTATAACCCTCTTCAACAAGATAATACATGACTAAGCATGACGTATCGCGTTGGAATAAATGGTTTTGGCAGGATAGGCAGGAATTTCCTCAAGGCTGCTCTCCAAAACGAGAAGTTCTTGAAGACATTTGAAGTCGTCGCCGTAAACGACTTAGCAGATGCGAAAACTCTGGCTCATTTGTTCAAGTACGATAGCGTATTCGGGAGGTATAAAGGCCGCGTCGAAGTAAGAGACAACAAACTGGTAATTGAGAACTACGAAATTGAAGTCCTGTCGGTAAAAGACCCAGCCCAGCTACCCTGGTCAAAACTCAACGTGGACATTGTGCTAGAGTCAACAGGCCTATTTACAGACAGAGAGAATTCGTCTAAGCACTTGTCAGCCGGTGCTAAGAAAGTTGTTATCTCGGCGCCAGCCAAGAACCCTGACATTACGATAGTCATGGGAGTAAACCACAAGATGTACGACCCGGGCAAGCACCACATAGTGTCTAACGCGTCCTGTACGACAAACGCCTTCGCGCCAGTTGTAAAGGTTCTACACGAGAATTTCGGGGTTATAGAGGGCATGATGACTACCGTACATGCGTACACGAACGACCAGAGAATCCTAGACCTTGTCCACAGGGATCTGAGGAGAGCCAGAGCAGCAGCACAAAACATTATTCCCACATCCACTGGAGCCGCCCAGGCAATAATGGACGTCTACCCCGAGCTCAAGGGTAAACTTAGTGCAATTGCGATCCGCGTTCCAGTGCCCGATGGGTCGCTCGTCGATTTTGTCGCCCTGCTCAAAAGGCCTGTCACCAAGGAGGAGATGGATAACGCCTTCAAGAGGGCCGCGGAGGGCGAGTTGAAAGGTATACTCCAGTACGTAGACGAGCCAATTGTGAGTAGCGACATCATTGGAAACCCGCACTCCTCGATATACGATGCTCTCGCAAGCGATGTTCTCGGCAAGAACGGCGACATGGTCAAAGTCTTCGCCTGGTACGATAACGAGTGGGGCTACTCCTGCAGGCTAGTCGACCTAATGGTCTACATGGCTGAAAAAGGCCTCTAAGCATTTCATATCTTGAAACTGTAAACCGACTCTTTTTTGCTGAAAACAACTCTACCCCTATACCTTATCTCAATTATCCGGTGAAACGGGATAAATTTAGCCCTCCCACCTGTAGCTACCAGTAAACCATCACGGGTGACCTTGACTACATCTTCTCCCGTGAATGCCTCTACGCCGGTATTCGAGCCTCTCGAGGCGAACTCTACAACTATGCCTTTCTT contains these protein-coding regions:
- a CDS encoding helix-turn-helix domain-containing protein, encoding MSKDKNNEWLADPSLREIAAKIAGEVIMSENPGAEMKKWREKFNLTQVEVATHMGVSASVLSDYESGRRKSPGARFVARFVKSLILKDIERGGIILSGLRRILLGSDFLREAVLDMREFSIPISIARFCEAIEADLIVGSAFVSTPLLGYTVVDSIKLVLDVPSYDYIKLYGATTQRAAIFTRVAYGRSPMVAIKSMQAGMGGLRPALVVLHGVKKVDELGLEIAKRENIPLAVTRVDDLNELISKLRAIK
- the gap gene encoding type I glyceraldehyde-3-phosphate dehydrogenase, whose protein sequence is MTYRVGINGFGRIGRNFLKAALQNEKFLKTFEVVAVNDLADAKTLAHLFKYDSVFGRYKGRVEVRDNKLVIENYEIEVLSVKDPAQLPWSKLNVDIVLESTGLFTDRENSSKHLSAGAKKVVISAPAKNPDITIVMGVNHKMYDPGKHHIVSNASCTTNAFAPVVKVLHENFGVIEGMMTTVHAYTNDQRILDLVHRDLRRARAAAQNIIPTSTGAAQAIMDVYPELKGKLSAIAIRVPVPDGSLVDFVALLKRPVTKEEMDNAFKRAAEGELKGILQYVDEPIVSSDIIGNPHSSIYDALASDVLGKNGDMVKVFAWYDNEWGYSCRLVDLMVYMAEKGL
- a CDS encoding DUF504 domain-containing protein is translated as MKNPMRNFFQRVLWDDNVDKKGIVVEFASRGSNTGVEAFTGEDVVKVTRDGLLVATGGRAKFIPFHRIIEIRYRGRVVFSKKESVYSFKI